From Schaalia sp. ZJ405, one genomic window encodes:
- a CDS encoding LysM peptidoglycan-binding domain-containing protein produces the protein MMRQSGCTDTQKETALWLFAILCTILFSLCSRSLIPLVSWYRMDIVVALSLMAASTGVVLWNLGWVVLARLTHVRWFPQHLRHRLRERVERSGTRLARRVLLRASSSILVGTSALSGIGVGAAFAASPDVNDMSQSTHALHVDPRFEDLSWSGSADTLAHATRRSLEQAPDNALSRDATELGVATVAPCTPTSTTQVSGLTSPPNTQSMSPRENVYQQNFIQTYTVKPGDTLSLIALGLLNNHPGDVAVTHAWQRIYESNIQTIGTNPNVIFPGQVLVIPEDLS, from the coding sequence GTGATGCGTCAATCTGGGTGCACTGATACTCAAAAAGAGACTGCTTTATGGCTGTTTGCCATTCTTTGCACAATTCTCTTTTCCCTGTGTTCTCGTTCTCTCATCCCACTTGTCAGCTGGTATCGCATGGACATCGTTGTCGCACTAAGCCTCATGGCCGCATCAACCGGTGTGGTCCTCTGGAACCTTGGGTGGGTTGTTCTTGCGCGCCTCACCCATGTTCGATGGTTTCCTCAGCATCTGCGCCATCGGCTCCGCGAGCGAGTTGAGCGTTCGGGAACACGCCTTGCTCGACGTGTTCTTTTGCGTGCTAGTTCAAGCATCCTTGTGGGAACAAGTGCACTGTCCGGCATCGGTGTGGGTGCTGCCTTCGCTGCTTCTCCCGATGTCAACGACATGAGCCAGAGCACCCACGCGCTCCATGTTGATCCACGTTTCGAGGATTTGTCGTGGTCTGGTTCCGCTGACACCCTCGCTCACGCGACCCGCCGCTCCCTTGAGCAGGCACCTGATAACGCGCTGTCGCGTGATGCCACGGAATTAGGCGTTGCAACTGTAGCGCCCTGCACACCGACATCAACTACGCAGGTTAGTGGGCTAACTTCTCCGCCAAACACGCAGAGCATGTCGCCCAGAGAAAATGTTTATCAGCAGAACTTTATACAAACATACACGGTGAAGCCAGGTGACACGCTATCGTTAATCGCTCTGGGGTTGTTGAACAACCATCCCGGCGATGTTGCCGTGACACATGCATGGCAACGCATCTACGAATCGAACATCCAGACAATCGGCACCAACCCGAATGTGATCTTTCCGGGCCAAGTGCTTGTTATTCCGGAGGACCTCTCATGA
- a CDS encoding Rv3235 family protein: MPPLAPHSQETIITASVSAPETPAHTPSQHVPEQTPTQELSATAAVQGSPVSMPSTPEFIHVVPTKVIHPSPRIPMTRRSPRRDVDYPRRYFRWDPEIDLSPVDRAELLAWLTSSYEHDLFGQNDHAKAGIWAANFSRAVIEVTLRARPITQLQRWMVPPLYLAFSHMPLPAKKPQGPQICRPINWLTQETRPGIYEANAIIASPRENHAVAIRMEAFRGRWITTALEFS, encoded by the coding sequence ATGCCCCCTTTAGCCCCTCATAGTCAGGAAACCATCATCACCGCATCAGTTTCAGCGCCGGAAACTCCGGCGCACACGCCCAGTCAACACGTGCCCGAACAGACACCGACGCAGGAGCTGTCAGCAACCGCAGCCGTCCAGGGCAGCCCAGTATCCATGCCAAGCACACCTGAATTCATTCACGTCGTACCAACCAAGGTCATTCACCCCAGCCCGCGCATCCCTATGACGCGCCGTTCGCCTCGCCGCGACGTCGATTATCCACGAAGGTATTTTCGTTGGGACCCAGAAATTGACCTCAGCCCGGTTGATCGCGCCGAACTATTAGCATGGTTGACGAGCAGTTACGAGCACGACCTTTTTGGCCAGAATGATCATGCGAAAGCCGGAATCTGGGCAGCAAACTTTTCGCGCGCAGTCATTGAGGTTACTCTCCGAGCACGACCCATCACACAACTTCAACGATGGATGGTTCCACCGCTCTACCTGGCGTTCAGTCACATGCCGCTGCCAGCGAAAAAGCCGCAAGGCCCGCAAATTTGTCGCCCGATCAACTGGTTGACACAAGAAACTCGCCCTGGAATTTACGAGGCCAACGCAATTATTGCCTCACCTCGGGAGAATCACGCTGTCGCCATTCGGATGGAGGCTTTTCGTGGGCGTTGGATCACAACTGCACTTGAATTCTCCTGA